A window of Thermococcus aggregans contains these coding sequences:
- a CDS encoding asparagine synthetase A has translation MNAVQLVSRDIEKAIRVQTKVIDYMTDFFVKRGFKWLLPVMLSSITDPLWPDPAASKMKAPEIEAYGTKLKLMHSMILHKQFAIAMGLEKIFVLSPNIRLEERDRDDGRHAYEFTQLDFEIAYASMDDVMGLIEELITGLFKEARKWEELEGRELPRVKAPFKRFTMAEIEEEFGDDEEASRAMDEPFWITDISREFYDREDPEKPGHFRNYDLVLPEGYGEVSSGGEREWQYEVIVRKLKESGLSLEAFRPYLEVAKAGKLKPSAGAGIGVERLVRYMVGAKHIAEVQPFPRIPGLPAVI, from the coding sequence ATGAACGCTGTTCAGCTGGTGAGCAGGGATATTGAGAAGGCAATAAGAGTACAGACCAAAGTGATAGATTATATGACAGACTTCTTCGTAAAGAGGGGCTTTAAGTGGCTCTTGCCGGTTATGCTGAGCTCTATAACCGATCCTTTATGGCCCGATCCAGCGGCAAGCAAAATGAAGGCTCCGGAAATTGAAGCCTACGGCACAAAGCTCAAGCTAATGCACAGCATGATCCTCCATAAGCAGTTTGCCATTGCAATGGGGCTGGAGAAGATATTTGTACTTTCTCCAAACATAAGGCTTGAGGAGAGAGATAGGGACGATGGAAGACACGCTTACGAGTTTACCCAGCTTGACTTCGAAATAGCCTACGCAAGTATGGACGACGTCATGGGACTAATTGAAGAGCTTATAACAGGTCTTTTCAAAGAAGCAAGAAAGTGGGAGGAACTTGAAGGGAGAGAACTGCCTAGAGTTAAAGCTCCGTTTAAGCGCTTTACAATGGCTGAGATTGAAGAAGAGTTTGGCGACGATGAAGAAGCTAGCAGAGCCATGGATGAACCATTCTGGATAACAGACATCTCCAGAGAATTCTACGATAGAGAAGATCCAGAAAAGCCCGGACACTTTAGAAACTACGACTTGGTTCTGCCAGAAGGTTATGGGGAAGTTTCAAGTGGTGGAGAGAGGGAGTGGCAATATGAGGTGATAGTAAGAAAGCTAAAAGAGAGCGGATTAAGCTTGGAAGCCTTTAGGCCTTATCTCGAGGTTGCAAAGGCTGGAAAGCTCAAGCCTTCTGCTGGAGCTGGCATAGGTGTTGAAAGACTTGTTAGGTACATGGTGGGTGCAAAGCACATCGCTGAGGTTCAGCCGTTCCCAAGAATCCCTGGACTCCCGGCAGTCATTTAA
- the glpK gene encoding glycerol kinase GlpK, translating into MSDLEGKYVLALDEGTTSARAIVFDRESNILGVGQYEFPQYYPKPGWVEHNPNEIWDAQVRAFKTALEKASIKPEDIAAIGVTNQRETTIIWDKKTGEPVYNAIVWQCRRTADIVDELRKDYYDVIKEKTGLVPDSYFSGPKIKWLLDNVPGLREKAEKGEVLFGTVDTFLIWRLSGGKVHVVDYSNASRTMIFNIHKLEWDQELLEILGIPEAILPEPKPSSEIYGYTDPKVFGAEVPIAGDAGDQQAALFGQACYKPGMVKNTYGTGNFMLMNTGEKPYPSKDLLTTIAWGLNGKVEYALEGSIFITGAAVQWLRDSLKIIEVSDEVEPLAASLASNEGVYFVPAFVGLGAPYWDQYARGLIIGITRGTRRAHFARAVLESIAYLTKDVLIEMENDSGIKVKELRVDGGATKNNFLMQFQADILGTKVVRPVTQETTALGAAYLAGLAVGYWNSQEEIAKMWKVETEFEPQMDEQTREKLYAGWKEAVKRSLGWAKVLKDLGLSE; encoded by the coding sequence ATGTCCGATTTGGAAGGAAAATATGTTTTGGCTCTAGATGAGGGGACTACAAGTGCCAGAGCTATTGTATTTGATAGAGAAAGCAACATACTTGGTGTGGGCCAATATGAGTTCCCCCAGTACTATCCAAAACCCGGATGGGTAGAGCACAACCCAAACGAGATATGGGATGCTCAAGTAAGGGCGTTCAAAACCGCTCTCGAAAAAGCAAGTATAAAGCCTGAAGATATAGCTGCCATTGGTGTTACTAACCAGAGAGAGACGACAATAATATGGGATAAGAAGACTGGCGAACCAGTCTACAACGCAATAGTTTGGCAGTGTAGAAGAACCGCTGACATTGTTGATGAGCTTAGAAAGGACTATTATGATGTTATAAAAGAAAAAACCGGACTTGTTCCGGACTCATACTTCTCGGGGCCAAAAATAAAGTGGCTTCTCGACAATGTCCCAGGTCTTAGAGAAAAAGCCGAAAAAGGAGAAGTTCTCTTTGGAACAGTAGATACATTCCTTATCTGGCGTCTGAGTGGAGGAAAAGTCCACGTAGTGGACTACTCTAACGCTTCTCGTACAATGATATTCAACATCCACAAGCTTGAGTGGGATCAAGAATTACTTGAGATTCTTGGAATTCCCGAAGCTATTCTACCAGAACCGAAGCCTTCAAGCGAAATTTACGGATACACAGATCCAAAAGTCTTTGGAGCAGAAGTTCCAATAGCAGGTGATGCTGGAGACCAGCAAGCTGCACTGTTCGGACAAGCATGTTACAAGCCGGGTATGGTTAAGAACACCTACGGAACCGGAAACTTCATGCTCATGAACACTGGAGAAAAGCCCTATCCATCAAAAGACCTTCTCACTACAATCGCATGGGGTCTAAACGGCAAAGTTGAATACGCCCTAGAGGGGAGCATTTTCATCACTGGAGCAGCAGTGCAGTGGTTGAGGGACTCGCTTAAGATAATCGAAGTCTCAGACGAAGTTGAGCCCCTCGCTGCATCCCTTGCGAGCAATGAGGGCGTATACTTTGTGCCGGCATTTGTTGGTCTTGGAGCTCCATACTGGGATCAATACGCAAGAGGGTTGATAATTGGAATTACAAGGGGAACAAGAAGAGCACACTTTGCAAGGGCTGTTCTTGAGTCAATAGCCTATCTGACAAAAGATGTTCTTATCGAAATGGAAAATGACAGCGGAATAAAAGTAAAGGAACTCAGAGTTGATGGAGGAGCTACGAAAAACAACTTCCTTATGCAGTTCCAAGCTGACATCCTCGGCACTAAGGTAGTTAGGCCTGTAACTCAAGAAACAACTGCTCTTGGTGCTGCATACCTAGCAGGACTTGCAGTAGGCTACTGGAACAGCCAAGAAGAGATTGCAAAAATGTGGAAAGTAGAGACTGAGTTTGAGCCTCAAATGGACGAGCAAACTAGGGAAAAACTTTATGCCGGGTGGAAAGAGGCCGTTAAGAGGTCTCTAGGCTGGGCAAAAGTGCTTAAAGATCTTGGGCTCTCAGAATAA
- a CDS encoding NAD(P)/FAD-dependent oxidoreductase, which translates to MGRKKVVVVGAGVVGASIARVLSQYNELDVYLLEKNADAGMGVSKANTAIIHPGHEDDPKKYPLRAKLCVKGNRLWHQWVKELGIPAKFPGELMIAVEEEDLKVAKHYLELARKNGVPGVRLVDNEELRKLEPNVNPNAAGALWAPTAGVMASPMAAPALVENAVTNGVKFLPETEVRGIKIEKGEVKGVETNRGFIDADLIINAAGLYSDKISKMAGIDYFTIRPRKGQYYVFDDDATPKVTRILHQTPTPMTKGVYVITEMNDGLMIGPTAEDLPEDAKEDTSTTKEGLDFVWEWAQKLVKELPPKNKVIRTFAGLRPEPPDGRWIIEAYDDPWGFINAAGIRSPGLTGAPAIAYYIVEELIQKKLDIKLTKKSHWNPYRRAFWFKHLPPEKQNELIQKNPSYGNVVCMCREITEGEIVDVIKRMKNMGVQTITLDGIKMRTGAMAGTCQGSYCRIRIARIIARETGIPLWEVSLKGKGTEYGIGDVKVLLRENGGDKNAE; encoded by the coding sequence ATGGGACGAAAAAAAGTAGTCGTTGTTGGAGCAGGTGTTGTAGGGGCATCTATTGCTAGGGTTTTAAGTCAGTACAATGAGTTGGATGTTTATCTGTTAGAAAAGAACGCGGATGCGGGGATGGGGGTAAGCAAAGCAAACACTGCAATAATTCATCCAGGGCATGAAGACGATCCAAAGAAATACCCGCTAAGGGCAAAACTCTGTGTTAAAGGCAACAGATTGTGGCATCAGTGGGTCAAGGAACTTGGAATTCCCGCCAAGTTCCCAGGAGAGCTTATGATTGCAGTAGAAGAGGAGGACTTAAAAGTTGCGAAGCACTATTTGGAGCTTGCTCGAAAAAACGGCGTGCCGGGAGTTAGACTCGTTGATAATGAGGAGCTGAGAAAGCTTGAGCCTAATGTAAATCCCAACGCAGCTGGAGCATTATGGGCACCTACCGCAGGTGTGATGGCATCTCCAATGGCAGCTCCTGCGTTGGTAGAAAACGCAGTTACCAATGGCGTTAAATTCCTTCCAGAAACAGAAGTCCGGGGAATAAAGATTGAAAAAGGAGAGGTAAAAGGAGTCGAAACAAACAGGGGCTTTATAGACGCAGACCTCATAATAAACGCCGCTGGCTTGTATTCAGATAAAATCTCAAAGATGGCGGGAATTGATTATTTCACGATTCGCCCAAGAAAAGGTCAATATTATGTATTTGACGACGATGCCACGCCAAAAGTGACAAGGATACTGCACCAAACGCCCACACCCATGACAAAAGGAGTCTATGTAATAACTGAAATGAATGACGGATTAATGATAGGACCAACGGCTGAAGATCTACCTGAAGATGCCAAAGAAGACACGTCCACTACAAAAGAAGGGTTAGATTTCGTGTGGGAATGGGCTCAAAAGCTTGTAAAGGAACTGCCCCCGAAAAACAAAGTCATCCGCACATTTGCAGGACTAAGACCTGAACCTCCAGATGGCAGATGGATTATAGAGGCATATGACGACCCATGGGGCTTCATAAATGCCGCTGGAATAAGATCTCCTGGACTTACGGGAGCTCCAGCAATAGCGTACTATATAGTTGAAGAACTTATACAAAAGAAACTTGACATTAAACTTACCAAAAAATCTCACTGGAACCCATACAGAAGAGCATTTTGGTTTAAACACTTACCCCCAGAGAAGCAGAATGAACTAATCCAAAAGAATCCCTCTTATGGTAACGTAGTGTGTATGTGCAGAGAAATAACGGAAGGAGAAATAGTCGATGTTATAAAGAGAATGAAAAATATGGGTGTCCAAACCATAACTCTTGACGGAATAAAGATGAGGACAGGCGCAATGGCAGGTACTTGCCAAGGTTCTTACTGCAGAATCAGGATTGCAAGGATAATAGCCAGAGAAACTGGCATTCCCTTGTGGGAGGTTTCTCTCAAAGGAAAAGGAACTGAGTATGGAATAGGAGACGTTAAAGTCCTATTGAGAGAGAATGGGGGCGATAAAAATGCAGAATGA
- a CDS encoding nitroreductase family protein, with translation MDFFEVVKKRRSIRKYQDRKVPREYVEKILEAAFYSPSSRNRRPWHFVVVDDKELIKKLANTRQALRFLETAPLAIVVCGDERISSAWVFDASIAAEHIQLAATALGLGACWGHVLDRQHSEEKSAEDYVRELLGIPDHIRVLCVIGIGYPAEHKEEHKEEEIMWDRVHLNYFGRPFK, from the coding sequence ATGGATTTCTTTGAAGTCGTTAAGAAAAGAAGGAGCATTAGGAAATACCAAGATAGAAAGGTGCCAAGAGAATACGTGGAGAAAATCCTTGAGGCAGCATTCTATTCCCCAAGCTCAAGGAACAGGAGACCGTGGCATTTTGTGGTAGTTGATGATAAAGAGCTCATTAAAAAGCTGGCAAACACTAGACAAGCGTTAAGGTTTCTCGAAACTGCACCCCTGGCGATAGTGGTCTGCGGAGATGAAAGGATAAGCTCAGCGTGGGTTTTTGATGCTTCAATAGCCGCTGAACACATCCAGCTGGCAGCAACAGCCTTAGGCTTAGGAGCATGCTGGGGCCACGTGCTGGACAGACAGCACAGCGAAGAGAAGAGCGCCGAGGATTATGTAAGGGAGCTTTTAGGGATTCCTGACCACATTAGGGTTCTGTGCGTGATTGGAATCGGCTATCCGGCGGAGCACAAAGAGGAACACAAGGAAGAGGAAATAATGTGGGATAGGGTTCACCTAAACTATTTCGGCAGGCCGTTTAAATGA
- a CDS encoding DUF257 family protein — MESLESVFELIDKIKFGEIVLVEYHRSFIPELMTLGLLHYGRSRSLPVIIDDNFDSLHVVQKHLEFIGIDEDFGDALVVKTGGKRDVGNVVARVKFVSEPVILMRNYEEAGKAAFSKIEQSINIVLGLERLFSFISSIPEFYSFIIATQSFLGNEKRKSFYLVNKDIASSIPFNPLPELERIASTVIEAFPTPTSGIFTFKKAASLDLLGKKIEVPIGVVGWK; from the coding sequence GTGGAGTCTCTGGAGAGTGTCTTTGAACTCATAGATAAGATAAAGTTTGGAGAGATTGTTCTTGTTGAATACCATCGCTCCTTCATACCTGAGCTCATGACTCTTGGTCTTTTGCACTACGGGAGATCAAGAAGTTTGCCCGTTATAATCGATGATAACTTCGATTCTCTCCACGTTGTCCAGAAGCATCTTGAATTTATTGGCATTGACGAAGACTTTGGAGATGCTCTTGTCGTTAAAACCGGTGGAAAAAGGGACGTTGGAAACGTTGTTGCGAGAGTGAAGTTTGTTAGCGAACCGGTTATACTCATGAGAAACTACGAAGAGGCTGGTAAAGCAGCTTTTTCAAAGATTGAACAGTCCATAAACATTGTACTCGGTCTTGAAAGACTGTTTTCGTTTATTTCATCAATACCGGAATTTTACTCCTTCATTATTGCGACTCAATCCTTCCTTGGAAATGAAAAAAGGAAATCATTCTATTTGGTCAATAAGGATATTGCGTCCTCAATTCCTTTTAATCCCCTCCCAGAACTCGAAAGAATCGCAAGCACTGTAATTGAAGCCTTTCCAACCCCTACAAGTGGTATTTTTACTTTCAAAAAAGCAGCAAGTTTGGATTTACTTGGAAAGAAAATTGAAGTTCCTATCGGGGTGGTAGGATGGAAATGA